From a region of the Theobroma cacao cultivar B97-61/B2 chromosome 8, Criollo_cocoa_genome_V2, whole genome shotgun sequence genome:
- the LOC18591938 gene encoding pre-mRNA-processing protein 40A gives MANNSQPSSAQPHWPPAVGSLGPQSYGSPLSSQFRPVVPMQQGQHFVPAASQQFRPVGQVPSSNVGMPAVQNQQMQFSQPMQQFPPRPNQPGLSAPSAQPMHVPFGQTNRPLTSGSPQSHQTAPPLNSHMPGLGAPGMPPSSSYSYVPSSFGQPQNNVSASSQFQPTSQVHAPVAPVAGQPWLSSGNQSVSLAIPIQQTGQQPPLISSADTAANAPILTPPSASDWQEHTSADGRRYYYNKKTRQSSWEKPLELMTPIERADASTVWKEFTTPEGRKYYYNKVTKQSKWTIPEELKLAREQAQVVASQGAPSDTGVASQAPVAGAVSSAEMPAAAIPVSSNTSQASSPVSVTPVAAVANPSPTLVSGSTVVPVSQSAATNASEVQSPAVAVTPLPAVSSGGSTTPVTSVNANTTMIRSLESTASQDSVHFTNGASAQDIEEAKKGMATAGKVNVTPVEEKVPDDEPLVYANKQEAKNAFKSLLESANVQSDWTWEQTMREIINDKRYGALKTLGERKQAFNEYLGQRKKLEAEERRMRQKKAREEFTKMLEESKELTSSMRWSKAQSLFENDERFKAVERARDREDLFENYIVELERKERENAAEEKRRNIAEYRKFLESCDFIKANSQWRKVQDRLEDDERCSRLEKIDRLVMFQDYIHDLEKEEEEKKKMQKEQLRRAERKNRDAFRKLMDEHVVDGTLTAKTYWRDYCLKVKDLPPYLAVASNTSGSTPKDLFEDVVEELEKQYQQDKTHIKDAMKSGKISMVSTWTVEDFKAAISEDVGSLPISDINLKLVYEELLKSAKEKEEKEAKKRQRLADDFTKLLHTYKEITASSDWEDSRPLFEESQEYRSIAEESLRREIFEEYIAYLQEKAKEKERKREEEKAKKEKEREEKEKRKEKERKEKEREREREKGKERTKKDETDSENLDISDSHGHKEDKKKEKEKDRKHRKRHQSGGDDGSSDKDDREESKKSRRHGSDRKKSRKHAHSPESDNESRHKKHKRDHRDGSRRNSGYEELEDGEVGEDGEIQ, from the exons ATGGCCAACAATTCTCAACCCTCTAGTGCACAG CCACATTGGCCTCCTGCAGTTGGATCCTTGGGTCCTCAAAGTTATGGTTCTCCTTTATCTTCACAG TTCCGACCAGTCGTCCCAATGCAGCAAGGTCAGCACTTTGTTCCAGCTGCTTCCCAACAGTTTCGGCCTGTTGGGCAGGTTCCCTCTTCAAATGTTGGGATGCCAGCTGTTCAAAATCAGCAGATGCAGTTTTCTCAGCCAATGCAGCAGTTTCCACCACGGCCAAATCAACCTGGTCTTTCTGCACCTTCAGCACAGCCTATGCATGTACCATTTGGTCAAACAAACAGGCCACTTACATCTGGATCACCACAGTCACATCAAACTGCTCCCCCTTTGAATAGTCATATGCCAGGCTTAGGGGCCCCTGGAATGCCCCCCTCTTCATCATATAGT TATGTGCCATCTTCTTTTGGCCAGCCACAGAACAATGTCAGTGCATCGTCCCAGTTTCAGCCTACATCTCAAGTGCATGCACCTGTTGCTCCTGTGGCTGGACAACCTTGGTTGTCATCTGGAAATCAGAGTGTTTCACTTGCTATACCAATACAGCAGACTGGCCAACAACCTCCACTCATTTCTTCTGCAGATACA GCTGCCAATGCTCCTATTCTTACTCCGCCATCAGCTTCTGATTGGCAAGAGCATACATCTGCTGATGGAAGAAG ATACTATTACAACAAAAAGACGAGGCAATCTAGTTGGGAAAAGCCTCTGGAACTGATGACACCAATAGAG AGAGCTGATGCGTCCACTGTTTGGAAGGAATTTACAACTCCAGAGGGAAGAAA GTATTATTATAACAAGGTTACAAAGCAATCTAAGTGGACAATACCTGAGGAATTGAAG TTAGCTCGTGAGCAAGCTCAGGTAGTAGCTAGCCAAGGAGCCCCATCAGATACAGGAGTGGCTTCTCAAGCGCCAGTTGCTGGTGCTGTCTCCTCAGCTGAGATGCCTGCTGCAGCTATTCCTGTGAGCTCCAACACTTCGCAGGCTTCAAGCCCAGTATCAGTTACGCCTGTTGCTGCTgttgctaatccttcccctaCTTTAGTATCTGGATCAACAGTTGTTCCTGTTTCACAATCTGCTGCAACGAATGCATCTGAGGTTCAATCACCTGCAGTTGCTGTTACCCCCTTACCTGCTGTTTCCTCCGGAGGTTCTACTACTCCTGTTACTTCGGTCAATGCTAACACAACAATGAT AAGAAGCTTGGAAAGTACAGCATCTCAAGATTCTGTGCATTTCACAAATGGAGCTTCTGCTCAGGACATTGAG GAAGCAAAAAAGGGGATGGCAACGGCTGGAAAGGTTAATGTGACTCCAGTGGAAGAGAAAGTTCCGGATGATGAGCCTTTAGTATATGCAAATAAGCAG GAAGCAAAAAATGCTTTCAAATCCCTCCTTGAATCCGCAAATGTGCAATCTGATTGGACTTGGGAGCAG aCAATGAGAGAAATAATTAATGACAAAAGGTATGGTGCTTTGAAGACACTTGGGGAGCGGAAGCAAGCCTTTAATGAG TATTTGGGTCAAAGGAAAAAGCTAGAGGCTGAGGAAAGGCGCATGAGACAGAAGAAAGCTCGGGAGGAATTCACAAAGATGCTTGAA GAGTCCAAGGAACTCACATCATCCATGAGATGGAG CAAAGCtcaaagtttatttgaaaatgatgaaagattcAAGGCTGTTGAACGAGCCAGAGACCGGGAAgatctttttgaaaattatatagtGGAACTTGAGAGAAAG GAAAGGGAAAATGCTGCAGAGGAAAAAAGGCGGAATATAGCAGAATACAGGAAATTTCTGGAATCCTGTGATTTTATTAAG GCAAACAGCCAGTGGCGGAAAGTTCAAGACCGCTTAGAGGATGATGAAAGATGCTCACGTCTTGAAAAAATTGATCGCTTGGTCATGTTCCAGGACTACATTCATGACTTGGAGaaggaagaagaggaaaaaaagaagatgcaAAAG GAACAATTGAGACGTGCCGAGCGCAAAAACCGTGACGCATTCCGTAAGCTTATGGACGAACATGTTGTTGATGGCACTCTTACGGCTAAAACTTACTGGCGGGATTATTGTTTGAAG GTGAAAGATCTGCCCCCATATCTTGCTGTTGCATCAAACACATCTGGTTCAACACCAAAAGATTTGTTTGAGGATGTTGTTGAAGAATTAGAAAAACAG TATCAGCAAGACAAAACCCATATTAAAGATGCAATGAAGTCAGGGAAG ATTTCCATGGTTTCCACATGGACAGTTGAAGACTTCAAAGCTGCTATTTCAGAAGATGTTGGTTCCTTGCCAATATCAGATATAAACTTAAAG CTTGTGTATGAGGAGTTACTCAAGAGCGCCAAGGAGAAGGAGGAGAAAGAGGCTAAGAAACGTCAGCGTCTAGCAGATGACTTCACTAAGCTATTACATACATATAAG GAGATAACTGCATCCTCTGATTGGGAGGATTCCAGACCACTTTTTGAAGAAAGCCAAGAATACAG ATCAATTGCGGAAGAGAGTTTAAGGAGAGAGATCTTCGAGGAATACATTGCATACTTACAGGAAAAAGCTAAAGAAAAGGAGCGCAAGCGTGAGGAGGAAAAG gccaaaaaggagaaagagcgagaagagaaagagaaacgaaaggagaaggagagaaaggagaaggaaagagaACGTGAAAGGGAAAAGGGTAAGGAGCGAACTAAAAAAGATGAAACAGATAGTGAGAATTTAGATATATCTGACAGTCATGGCCATAAAGAggacaagaaaaaggaaaaagaaaaagataggaAACACCGCAAACGACATCAAAGTGGTGGTGATGATGGGAGTTCCGATAAGGATGATAGGGAGGAGTCTAAGAAGTCTCGCAGACACGGCAGTGACCGTAAGAAATCAAGAAAG CATGCGCACTCACCTGAATCTGACAATGAAAGCCGGCATAAAAAGCACAAGAGAGATCACCGCGATGGATCGCGTAGAAACAGTGGTTATGAGGAGCTGGAAGATGGTGAAGTTGGTGAGGACGGTGAAATTCAGTAG
- the LOC18591939 gene encoding uncharacterized protein LOC18591939, giving the protein MATRTTASGKPARQLGELLQEQQEPFILKVYLAERGCMRKNLNSGAKFIGCHGNSCKFLKKSGCQDKSKKCIPQFPKVLKVVCNKLFTIEGFRTKNSADEDGKLNVTEMDRNNKDTAEPDRFSSASSTTVYNSCSDIDIDEPSMFDDNSKSFKPYDQSEKKAAADTKFQWSCVEDGKQHSPVSVFEDISTSRGSQLDNTRPVSSSRQKSLFLPKLITEDSILSASLWNLLLQTTPGKSSCAGLTELQEPDLSNSSRFSISKKVLQQTRQLLFDCVRELVDSHDREEKGKEFSGSEEIGKVTCGKIKGWGKRCGDESNIKQWLKSDLTDSTQEWRDLETQKRDIGLVIGNAILEEITSQVAMDMVN; this is encoded by the exons ATGGCCACAAGGACAACAGCATCAGGCAAGCCAGCGAGGCAACTTGGAGAGCTCCTCCAAGAACAGCAAGAACCTTTCATCTTAAAGGTTTACCTTGCGGAGAGAGGGTGTATGAGAAAGAACTTAAATTCAGGAGCTAAATTCATTGGCTGCCACGGCAATTCATGCAAGTTTCTAAAGAAGTCTGGTTGTCAAGACAAGAGCAAGAAGTGTATTCCCCAATTCCCCAAGGTACTTAAAGTTGTATGTAACAAGCTCTTTACAATTGAAGGCTTTAGAACCAAGAATTCTGCTGATGAAGATGGAAAGCTTAATGTCACTGAGATGGACCGAAATAACAAAGATACTGCAGAGCCTGATAGATTTTCCTCTGCTAGCAGCACAACAGTGTATAATTCATGTTCAGATATTGATATAGATGAACCATCCATGTTTGATGACAATTCCAAGTCTTTCAAACCCTACGATCAAAGCGAAAAGAAG GCTGCTGCAGATACAAAGTTTCAATGGAGTTGCGTGGAAGACGGTAAACAGCACAGCCCTGTGTCAGTGTTCGAAGATATATCTACTTCAAGAGGCTCCCAACTTGATAACA CAAGGCCGGTTTCCAGCTCAAGGCAGAAAAGTTTGTTCTTGCCTAAGCTAATAACGGAAGACTCAATATTGTCTGCTTCGCTCTGGAATTTACTTCTTCAAACCACACCAGGGAAATCAAGTTGTGCAGGATTAACAGAACTACAAGAGCCTGACTTGTCTAATTCTTCCCGGTTTTCAATATCGAAAAAGGTTTTGCAGCAAACAAGGCAGCTTCTGTTCGACTGTGTTAGGGAGTTGGTAGACAGCCATGACAGGGAAGAAAAAGGCAAAGAGTTTTCAGGGTCTGAGGAGATTGGGAAGGTCACCTGTGGGAAAATAAAGGGATGGGGAAAGCGATGTGGTGATGAATCAAACATAAAGCAATGGTTGAAATCAGATCTAACGGATTCAACTCAAGAATGGAGAGATCTTGAAACCCAGAAGAGGGACATCGGGCTAGTAATTGGAAACGCCATTTTAGAGGAGATCACAAGTCAAGTTGCAATGGACATGGTTAATTAA